A genomic window from Silene latifolia isolate original U9 population chromosome 11, ASM4854445v1, whole genome shotgun sequence includes:
- the LOC141611589 gene encoding uncharacterized protein LOC141611589 — protein MMDWSLVNKWWDKWAPDNVGSGQPLKAALLLHYDPTGPSRLLSTIAEEEGIKADPIEVSQLVNFVKRNKLQAETFLLGPNEYLVTSIHEKWFHARCMNTAKPSGEGIVVMQTGVFLVVALYEGSIGSASCAVATADQFAHYLFRKGY, from the exons ATGATGGATTGGTCTCTTGTCAACAAATGGTGGGATAAATGGGCACCTGATAATGTAGGTTCTG GTCAACCGCTAAAGGCGGCATTACTTCTCCATTATGATCCAACTGGTCCTTCACGCCTCTTATCTACCAT TGCAGAGGAAGAAGGAATAAAGGCAGATCCTATTGAAGTCAGCCAGTTGGTCAATTTTGTAAAGCGCAATAAGCTCCAAGCGGAGACCTTTCTCCTTGGACCAAATGAAT ATTTAGTAACATCAATTCATGAGAAATGGTTTCATGCAAGATGCATGAATACGGCAAAGCCCTCAGGTGAAGGCATTGTGGTGATGCAAACAGGAGTGTTTCTCGTAGTTGCCCT TTATGAGGGCTCAATCGGTTCCGCATCATGTGCTGTGGCAACTGCTGACCAGTTTGCGCATTACTTGTTCCGGAAAGGTTATTGA
- the LOC141611587 gene encoding putative cinnamyl alcohol dehydrogenase 1, whose protein sequence is MGSQGSEKVITGWAAKDSTGVLSPYSYSLRETGPEDVYIKVHCCGICHTDLHQAKNDLGMSNYPMVPGHEVVGEVVEVGSEVTKFKVGDRVGVGLIVQCCRNCHPCQSEEEQYCNKKIWSYNDVYLDGKPTQGGFASHTVADQKFVVKIPEGMASEQAAPLLCAGVTVYSPLKHFGLNKSGMRGGILGLGGVGHMGVKIAKAMGHHVTVISSSDRKRVEALDHLGADAYVVSSNAEQMQEVADSLDYIIDTIPVLHPLEPYLPLLRMNGKLILNGVLSEPVQFLTPMIMLGRKSITGTFIGSMKEMEDMLQFCNEKNLTSQIEMVKMDYINEAMERLEKNDVRYRFVVDVAGSKLDV, encoded by the exons ATGGGTAGCCAAGGAAGTGAGAAAGTAATTACTGGATGGGCAGCTAAAGATTCCACTGGTGTTCTTTCTCCTTATTCTTACTCTCTCAG AGAAACAGGGCCAGAAGACGTGTACATAAAGGTTCACTGTTGTGGAATATGTCACACGGATCTTCATCAAGCTAAGAATGATCTCGGCATGTCTAACTATCCTATGGTTCCCGG ACATGAGGTGGTGGGTGAAGTGGTGGAGGTGGGATCCGAAGTGACCAAATTCAAAGTCGGGGATCGAGTGGGAGTTGGTCTGATCGTACAGTGCTGCCGAAATTGCCACCCTTGCCAGTCGGAAGAAGAGCAGTACTGTAATAAGAAAATCTGGTCTTACAATGATGTCTATCTTGATGGCAAGCCCACTCAAGGTGGCTTTGCCTCTCATACCGTCGCTGATCAAAA ATTTGTTGTGAAAATACCAGAAGGAATGGCATCAGAACAGGCAGCACCACTACTGTGTGCAGGAGTAACAGTGTACAGTCCACTAAAACACTTTGGGCTAAACAAGAGTGGAATGAGAGGTGGGATATTGGGTCTAGGAGGAGTAGGTCACATGGGAGTGAAGATAGCGAAAGCAATGGGGCATCATGTGACGGTCATAAGCTCGTCAGATCGGAAGAGAGTAGAGGCATTGGATCATTTGGGTGCAGATGCATATGTAGTGAGCTCAAATGCTGAGCAAATGCAAGAAGTTGCTGATTCACTTGACTATATTATTGATACTATTCCTGTTCTTCACCCTCTTGAACCTTACCTTCCACTATTGAGGATGAATGGCAAGCTTATTTTGAATGGTGTTCTCAGTGAACCTGTTCAATTCCTTACACCCATGATCATGCTTG GGAGAAAGTCAATAACAGGGACATTCATAGGAAGCATGAAAGAAATGGAGGATATGTTACAATTTTGTAATGAGAAGAATTTGACATCTCAAATAGAGATGGTTAAGATGGATTACATTAATGAAGCTATGGAAAGGCTTGAGAAGAATGATGTGCGTTACCGTTTCGTTGTCGATGTGGCCGGCAGTAAACTTGACGTCTAA
- the LOC141611590 gene encoding protein TIC 21, chloroplastic-like, whose amino-acid sequence MQALLLPAIRPGTQPPLSAVVYTAATQSFICRRIQISARLLSPPSKLSSSSLSLLPSLSPNPSKTLHLLPKTTSFATSASPGFTSPVHESDEVKLAQVAKRLENTARYFKRLGSFGFWGQLICTIVAAVILSFSVVVTGKITSPATFYSTAGGIAAAFISVFWSFGYLRLSEKLRKTASNPAKAPPRNDVVKSLRNGIVVNILGMGAALLGMLATVGGLVAKALTTSTSPYYQGITPGSSPVLALDVFLVQASANTILSHFLGLVSSLELLRSVTLPPAQANPVAN is encoded by the exons ATGCAAGCTCTACTTCTACCAGCAATTCGTCCTGGTACGCAACCGCCACTGTCAGCGGTGGTTTACACGGCGGCGACGCAATCTTTCATCTGTCGACGCATACAAATCTCCGCCCGCCTTCTCTCTCCTCCTAGCAAACTTTCTTCCTCTTCACTTTCTCTGCTTCCTTCTCTCTCCCCAAATCCCAGTAAAACTCTTCATCTCCTTCCTAAAACGACGTCGTTTGCTACTTCTGCATCTCCCGGATTTACTTCACCAGTTCATGAGTCTGATGAGGTTAAACTCGCTCAG GTGGCGAAACGACTAGAGAACACTGCAAGGTATTTCAAGAGACTAGGTAGCTTTGGGTTCTGGGGACAGCTAATATGTACAATTGTAGCTGCTGTGATTCTTTCATTTTCGGTTGTTGTCACTGGAAAGATCACGTCACCTGCTACGTTCTACTCTACAGCGGGGGGAATTGCGGCAGCTTTTATTTCAGTATTTTGGTCCTTTGGTTATCTTCGCCTTTCAGAGAAACTCCGCAAAACTGCCAGCAACCCGGCAAAG GCTCCTCCTCGTAATGATGTTGTCAAAAGCCTGAGAAATGGTATAGTTGTTAATATTCTTGGTATGGGTGCTGCACTTCTGGGAATGCTAGCAACTGTGGGAGGACTTGTTGCAAAGGCCCTCACAACATCTACATCCCCTTACTATCAGGGTATAACTCCGGGATCAAGCCCTGTTCTTGCTCTTGACGTGTTCCTAGTCCAG GCATCAGCTAACACTATACTTTCTCATTTTCTTGGCCTCGTTTCGTCTTTGGAATTGCTAAGATCAGTGACATTACCTCCTGCTCAAGCTAATCCTGTTGCCAATTAG